A stretch of the Fusobacterium varium genome encodes the following:
- the kdpB gene encoding Potassium-transporting ATPase B chain: MSKKQIKSFSKDIINKALIDSFKKFNPRILIKNPVIFVVEIGFFLTLILTVNPTLFTENEADLRMFNGIISFILFITVIFANFAESIAEGRGKAQADSLKKTRKETSANLLKEDNSIEKVDAGSLKKGDIVIVNTGELIPNDGVVIEGIASVDESAITGESAPVIKEAGGDFSSVTGGTRVVSDKIKVQISVSSGESFLDKMISLVEGAERKKTPNEIALNTVLVGLTLIFLVVIVTLFPMGLYAGVHLPLSTLIALLVCLIPTTIGGLLSAIGIAGMDRVNKFNVIAMSGKAVETCGDINTIILDKTGTITFGNRLADEFFPVKGIPKDEMIEYSAISSLKDLTPEGRSIVELSKKFGVILTEKDFDKAEFIDFSAQTKTSGINLENGQKIRKGSGSSIKKFVQEQNGPIPKDLDSIIDKISRLGGTPLVLAVDSKIYGVIYLKDTVKPGLKERFNNIRKMGIKTIMCTGDNPLTAETIAKEAGIDEFVAECTPEEKIEVIKREQSQGKLVAMTGDGTNDAPALAQADVGIAMNSGTIAAKEAANMVDLDSNPTKILEVVEIGKQLLITRGALTTFSIANDVAKYFAIIPAMFITAIPQMEKLNIMHLSSPISAIISALIFNAIIIPLLVPIALKGVKYKPMNVQIMLLKNLGIYGLGGIIVPFIGIKLIDLIVTPFLSILGM, encoded by the coding sequence ATGAGTAAAAAACAAATTAAATCTTTTTCTAAAGATATAATAAATAAAGCTTTAATTGATTCTTTTAAAAAATTTAATCCTAGAATTTTGATTAAAAATCCTGTTATATTTGTTGTTGAAATAGGTTTTTTTCTAACATTAATTTTAACTGTCAATCCTACATTATTTACAGAAAATGAAGCTGATTTGAGAATGTTCAATGGAATTATTTCGTTTATTCTTTTTATCACTGTAATATTTGCAAACTTTGCTGAATCAATTGCTGAAGGGAGAGGAAAAGCACAAGCTGACAGTTTGAAAAAAACCAGAAAAGAAACTTCTGCTAATCTTTTAAAAGAAGATAACAGTATAGAAAAGGTTGATGCTGGTTCCCTGAAAAAAGGAGATATTGTTATCGTAAATACTGGAGAACTTATTCCAAATGATGGAGTTGTTATTGAAGGGATAGCATCTGTAGATGAATCAGCTATTACAGGAGAGTCTGCCCCTGTTATCAAAGAAGCTGGTGGAGATTTTTCATCAGTTACTGGAGGAACTCGTGTTGTTAGTGATAAAATTAAGGTTCAAATATCTGTTTCTAGCGGAGAATCTTTCCTTGATAAAATGATTAGTCTTGTTGAAGGAGCTGAGAGAAAGAAAACTCCTAATGAAATTGCTCTGAATACTGTATTGGTTGGTTTGACTCTTATATTTTTAGTGGTTATTGTAACTTTATTTCCAATGGGATTATATGCTGGAGTTCATCTTCCTTTATCTACACTTATTGCTCTGCTTGTCTGTTTAATTCCAACTACTATTGGAGGGCTGCTTTCAGCCATAGGTATAGCTGGTATGGATAGAGTAAATAAATTTAATGTCATTGCTATGTCTGGTAAAGCTGTTGAAACTTGTGGTGATATTAATACAATTATTTTAGATAAAACAGGAACTATTACATTTGGTAATAGACTTGCTGATGAATTTTTCCCTGTAAAAGGAATTCCTAAAGATGAAATGATAGAATATTCTGCTATTTCTTCATTAAAAGACTTAACTCCAGAAGGAAGGTCTATTGTAGAATTAAGTAAAAAATTTGGTGTCATTTTAACTGAAAAAGATTTTGATAAAGCTGAATTTATTGATTTTAGTGCTCAAACAAAAACCAGTGGAATTAATCTAGAAAATGGTCAAAAAATTAGAAAAGGTTCAGGTTCTTCAATTAAAAAATTTGTTCAGGAACAAAATGGACCCATTCCTAAAGATCTTGATAGTATAATTGATAAAATTTCAAGACTTGGTGGAACTCCTTTGGTGCTTGCTGTTGACAGTAAAATTTATGGTGTTATTTATTTAAAGGACACAGTTAAACCAGGATTAAAGGAAAGGTTTAATAATATAAGGAAAATGGGAATCAAAACTATTATGTGTACTGGAGATAATCCTCTAACTGCTGAAACAATAGCTAAAGAAGCTGGAATAGATGAATTTGTAGCTGAATGTACACCAGAAGAAAAAATTGAAGTTATAAAAAGAGAACAATCTCAAGGTAAATTAGTAGCTATGACAGGAGATGGAACTAATGATGCTCCTGCACTTGCACAAGCTGATGTAGGTATTGCAATGAACAGTGGTACTATTGCTGCTAAAGAAGCTGCTAATATGGTAGATTTAGATTCTAATCCTACAAAAATTCTTGAAGTTGTAGAAATAGGTAAGCAATTGCTAATAACTCGTGGGGCTCTTACTACATTCAGTATAGCCAATGATGTTGCGAAATACTTTGCTATTATCCCTGCTATGTTTATAACTGCTATTCCACAGATGGAGAAACTTAATATTATGCATCTTTCTTCACCTATAAGTGCAATAATTTCAGCATTAATATTTAATGCAATCATTATTCCGCTCCTAGTTCCAATTGCACTAAAAGGAGTTAAATATAAACCTATGAATGTACAAATAATGCTGCTTAAAAATTTAGGTATATATGGACTTGGTGGAATTATAGTTCCATTTATTGGAATAAAATTAATTGATTTAATCGTTACTCCATTCCTTTCAATTTTAGGAATGTAA
- the kdpC gene encoding Potassium-transporting ATPase C chain, which yields MNLIKKGIHITIVLFIIAAVYTVIINIFAQTFFKDSANGSIIYKNGQAIGSKYIGQLFTSEKYFHGRPSAYNYNTYNSNGEAETLPASGGSNLAISNPTYSENLKNRIEKLLNDNPELKTKEIPVDMVTTSGSGVDPNISIQGAMIQTKRIAKANNIPEEKIIELIKNNINNNMINVLELNLALNELVK from the coding sequence ATGAACTTAATAAAAAAGGGTATTCATATTACTATCGTTCTATTTATAATTGCTGCTGTTTATACAGTTATAATAAATATCTTTGCTCAGACATTCTTTAAAGATAGTGCAAATGGAAGCATTATTTATAAAAATGGACAAGCCATAGGAAGTAAATATATAGGCCAGCTTTTTACAAGTGAAAAATATTTTCACGGAAGACCATCAGCTTATAATTATAATACATATAACTCTAATGGAGAAGCTGAAACACTTCCCGCTTCTGGAGGTTCAAACTTAGCAATAAGTAATCCCACATATTCTGAAAATTTAAAAAATAGAATTGAAAAACTTTTAAATGACAATCCAGAATTAAAAACTAAAGAAATTCCTGTTGATATGGTAACGACTTCTGGTTCAGGAGTTGATCCTAATATATCAATTCAAGGTGCAATGATACAAACTAAAAGAATTGCTAAAGCTAATAATATTCCTGAAGAAAAAATCATAGAATTAATAAAAAATAATATAAATAATAATATGATTAATGTTTTAGAATTAAACTTAGCTTTAAATGAATTAGTAAAATAG
- the kdpA gene encoding Potassium-transporting ATPase A chain, translating into MSLLNVFIFLIVFILLIIPVGKHISKLILHEKTIFDSLFSKMEKIIFKVTGNENMSLKTYITAFLGTNLIMLILTYIILGLDGSSPSLAFNTAVSFVTNTNLQHYSGEWLNGIISRLALINLMFTSAASGLAISMAIIRGILKIRLGNFFEDLTKSMTRLLLPLSIIVAVSLVILGTPQTFDTQIIVKTIEGQYQVITLGPSAAWEAIKHLGTNGGGIFSANSSHPFENISLYTNYIEMMCMMIIPGSTIIGFGMAAKNKKQGWFIFLPIFALFLFSFFMLYHFEKQGVPLFSQYGINGINMEGKEMRFGLIASILFTDITTSFTTGSVNNMHDSLTPIAGMMPLWNMMLNCIFGGKGVGFMNIIMYMMFGVFLCGLMVGRTPEFFGKKLEAKEMQIITFLILIHPIIILVPSAVSLISDLGVSGITNSGFHGISQVLYEYTSSAANNGSGFEGLGDGTTFWNIMTGIVMLLGRYISMILMTVVGYSLYKKQPVPVNASTFKTDNLTFSFILFFIILIIGALTFLPALALGPIAEHLSIWG; encoded by the coding sequence ATGTCTTTATTAAATGTATTTATTTTTCTTATTGTTTTTATTTTATTGATAATTCCTGTTGGAAAACATATATCAAAATTGATTTTACATGAAAAAACAATTTTTGATTCTTTATTTTCTAAAATGGAAAAAATTATATTTAAAGTTACAGGAAATGAAAATATGAGTCTTAAAACTTATATTACAGCCTTTTTAGGAACTAACTTAATTATGCTTATTTTAACATATATTATTCTAGGTTTAGATGGTTCTTCTCCTTCTCTGGCTTTTAATACAGCAGTAAGTTTTGTTACTAATACAAATTTACAGCATTATTCTGGTGAATGGTTAAATGGAATAATATCTAGGTTAGCTTTAATAAATCTGATGTTTACATCTGCAGCAAGCGGTCTTGCTATATCTATGGCGATTATTAGAGGAATATTAAAAATCAGATTAGGGAATTTCTTTGAAGATTTAACAAAGTCTATGACAAGACTATTACTTCCTTTATCAATAATTGTTGCAGTTTCTTTGGTTATTTTAGGTACTCCCCAAACTTTTGATACTCAGATAATAGTAAAAACAATAGAAGGTCAATATCAAGTAATTACTTTAGGACCTTCAGCTGCCTGGGAAGCTATAAAACATTTAGGTACAAATGGTGGTGGAATTTTTTCAGCTAATTCGTCACATCCTTTTGAAAATATTTCATTATATACAAATTATATTGAAATGATGTGCATGATGATTATTCCAGGGTCTACTATTATAGGATTTGGAATGGCTGCTAAAAATAAAAAACAAGGTTGGTTCATATTTTTACCAATATTTGCTTTATTTCTTTTCTCTTTTTTCATGTTATATCACTTTGAAAAACAAGGAGTTCCATTGTTTTCACAATATGGAATAAATGGTATTAATATGGAAGGTAAAGAAATGAGATTCGGCCTCATCGCTTCGATTTTATTTACAGATATAACAACATCCTTTACAACAGGAAGTGTTAATAACATGCATGACTCTTTAACTCCAATAGCTGGAATGATGCCTTTATGGAATATGATGCTGAATTGCATATTTGGAGGAAAAGGTGTTGGATTTATGAATATCATTATGTATATGATGTTTGGAGTATTCTTATGTGGACTTATGGTTGGAAGAACTCCTGAATTCTTTGGAAAAAAACTTGAAGCTAAAGAAATGCAGATAATAACATTTTTAATATTAATTCACCCAATTATAATATTAGTTCCCAGTGCTGTATCTCTTATCAGTGATTTAGGTGTTTCTGGAATTACAAATTCTGGATTCCATGGAATATCTCAAGTGCTGTATGAGTACACTTCAAGTGCTGCTAATAATGGTTCTGGATTTGAAGGTCTTGGAGATGGAACTACATTTTGGAATATAATGACAGGAATAGTAATGCTTTTAGGAAGATATATAAGTATGATATTAATGACAGTAGTTGGATATTCACTTTATAAAAAACAACCTGTTCCTGTTAATGCATCAACATTTAAAACAGATAATCTGACTTTTTCTTTTATTTTATTTTTTATAATTTTGATAATTGGTGCTCTTACATTTTTACCTGCTTTGGCTTTGGGACCTATTGCTGAGCATTTGAGTATCTGGGGGTAA
- a CDS encoding ABC transporter ATP-binding protein: MIEFKNVYKSYKNKPVLMDINLKIKSGEFFILIGSSGCGKTTLLKTINKLQTINDGFILMDNVPISNIKNTALRKKIGYVVQEGGLFPHLTVAENISIILDNKNLEKEKLNRHIDNLLRMVNLDPITFRDSYPIQLSGGQKQRVGVARAFANDPDIILMDEPFSALDPVTRAELQDEIYKLQKNEKKTIIFVTHDMDEAIKLADRICIIQNGKIVQCDTPEYILKNPVNSYVEDFIGKNKLWSNPEFIKAIDIMKKNPFKISKERTTFQAVQIMKHNTVDSILVTDENKLIGIIYLKDILNFNDYSIPLEQYISQDYVSVYENTSLHKILNTIDYDISGVIPVINHENVLTGFLTKSILLATLSKQYTKINEKNDIVERGETI; encoded by the coding sequence ATGATAGAATTTAAAAATGTATATAAATCTTATAAAAATAAACCTGTTCTTATGGATATAAATTTAAAAATTAAATCTGGTGAGTTTTTCATATTAATTGGATCAAGTGGTTGCGGAAAAACAACTCTTCTAAAAACCATCAACAAATTGCAAACTATAAATGATGGTTTTATTTTAATGGATAATGTTCCTATATCTAATATAAAAAATACTGCTCTAAGAAAAAAAATAGGATATGTTGTCCAAGAAGGAGGTCTCTTTCCTCATTTAACTGTTGCAGAAAATATTTCAATTATATTGGATAATAAAAACTTGGAAAAAGAAAAATTAAATAGGCATATTGATAACTTATTAAGAATGGTCAATCTTGATCCTATTACTTTTAGAGATTCCTATCCTATTCAACTCAGTGGTGGACAAAAACAAAGGGTCGGAGTTGCAAGAGCTTTTGCCAATGATCCTGATATTATTCTTATGGATGAACCTTTTTCAGCTCTTGACCCAGTTACCAGAGCTGAACTTCAGGATGAAATATATAAATTACAAAAAAACGAAAAAAAGACAATAATTTTTGTAACCCATGATATGGATGAAGCCATAAAACTAGCTGACAGAATCTGTATAATTCAAAATGGAAAAATAGTACAATGTGATACTCCTGAATATATTTTAAAAAATCCAGTCAATTCCTATGTAGAAGATTTTATTGGAAAAAATAAACTATGGAGTAATCCAGAATTTATTAAAGCGATAGATATTATGAAAAAAAATCCATTTAAAATTTCTAAAGAACGAACTACTTTCCAGGCTGTACAAATAATGAAACATAATACTGTTGACAGCATTTTAGTTACAGATGAAAATAAACTTATAGGAATAATCTATCTTAAAGATATTTTAAATTTCAATGACTACAGTATTCCATTAGAACAGTATATTTCTCAAGATTATGTATCTGTTTATGAGAATACAAGCCTTCATAAAATATTGAATACTATTGACTATGATATCTCTGGAGTTATTCCTGTTATTAATCATGAGAATGTTCTAACTGGTTTTCTTACTAAAAGTATTCTTTTAGCCACTTTAAGTAAACAATATACAAAGATTAATGAAAAAAATGATATAGTAGAGAGGGGCGAAACAATATGA
- a CDS encoding putative cystathionine gamma-synthase gives MENKKAGFGTVSIHGGSCKNPYGTLAVPIFQTSTFVFDSAEQGGKRFALEEPGYIYSRLGNPTTTVLEDKIAQLEHGEAAVATSSGMGAISSVMWTILKAGDHIISDKTLYGCTFAFFNHGLSRFGIEVSFVDTADAEAVKKAMKPNTRAVYLETPANPNLKIVDIKAIAEVAHTNPNTLVIVDNTFSTPYCQRPIELGADIVVHSATKYLNGHGDVIAGIVISRKDLIDQIRLVGIKDMTGSVLGPMEAYLIIRGMKTLEVRMKKHCENAMKVAEFLAAHNKVAEVYFPGLKSHPGHDIAAKQMDAFGGIMSFELKGGFEAGKILLNNLNLCSLAVSLGDTETLIQHPASMTHSPYTKEERMEAGITDGLVRLSVGLENIEDIIADLEYGLSKI, from the coding sequence ATGGAAAACAAAAAAGCTGGATTTGGAACTGTAAGTATTCATGGAGGTAGCTGTAAAAACCCTTATGGTACATTAGCTGTACCTATATTTCAAACTTCTACTTTCGTATTTGACTCAGCAGAACAAGGTGGGAAAAGATTTGCATTAGAAGAACCAGGATACATATATTCAAGACTTGGAAACCCTACTACTACTGTATTAGAAGATAAAATAGCACAATTAGAACATGGAGAAGCAGCTGTTGCTACATCTTCTGGTATGGGAGCTATTTCTTCAGTTATGTGGACTATATTAAAGGCTGGAGATCACATTATATCTGACAAGACACTTTATGGATGTACTTTTGCATTCTTTAATCATGGATTATCAAGATTTGGAATCGAAGTAAGTTTTGTTGATACTGCAGATGCTGAAGCTGTTAAAAAAGCTATGAAACCTAACACTAGAGCTGTTTATTTAGAAACTCCAGCAAATCCTAACTTGAAAATAGTTGATATAAAAGCAATAGCTGAAGTAGCTCATACTAATCCAAATACACTAGTTATTGTTGATAATACATTCTCTACTCCTTACTGCCAAAGACCTATTGAATTAGGGGCTGATATAGTTGTTCACTCAGCTACAAAATATCTAAATGGACATGGAGACGTTATTGCAGGTATTGTTATTTCTAGAAAAGATTTAATTGATCAAATAAGATTAGTTGGAATAAAAGATATGACTGGATCAGTTTTAGGACCTATGGAAGCATATTTGATAATCAGAGGAATGAAAACTCTTGAAGTAAGAATGAAAAAACATTGTGAAAATGCTATGAAAGTTGCTGAATTCCTAGCAGCTCATAATAAAGTTGCTGAAGTTTATTTCCCTGGACTTAAATCACATCCAGGTCATGACATTGCAGCAAAACAAATGGATGCTTTTGGTGGAATCATGTCTTTTGAATTAAAAGGTGGATTTGAAGCTGGAAAGATTCTTCTAAATAATTTAAATCTATGTTCTTTGGCTGTATCTCTAGGAGACACTGAAACTCTAATTCAGCATCCAGCATCTATGACTCACTCTCCTTATACTAAAGAGGAAAGAATGGAAGCTGGAATAACTGATGGATTAGTTAGATTGTCAGTTGGACTTGAAAATATTGAAGATATTATAGCAGATTTAGAATACGGTCTCAGCAAAATATAG
- a CDS encoding putative transcriptional regulator yields MNEKIIRNTGTNFYTQLYELLKAEIITKKMKPDSKFYSVRQTVIKFDVNINTVLRVYRMLEENGYIYSIKGKGCFVKEHSDFTISDKVIPIMESFRYGQQNELPEIIFSNGTPSKDFFPVEVYQKLSEKAIRDCGKELFGYQNVQGLTSLRDALADYLEKDDIFVEREDIIITSGTQQSLDIVVKAFGCHPVKTIVISNPTYPNAINFLGDVCNIKTMDIENDGWDMEKFEEMIKKEKIHMVYVISNFQNPTGIVWSDEKKKRLIQLAEEYDFYIIEDDCFCEFYYDDNKVYSIKSMDKSGEERVIYIRTYSKMFMPGIALAFMIPPRKFMEKFVLIKYGLDPNTPGLNQKILEYFITEGHLDRHLEESKKILAAKFQKMLSLLLKIPHIKILNIPRGGFFIWVELADYIDGEKFYYKCKLRGLSILPGSIFYYNKRNSCKIRISFLSTTMEEIETGIKIMENVLINCEGAKKITGKKV; encoded by the coding sequence ATGAATGAGAAAATAATTAGGAATACAGGGACTAATTTTTATACTCAACTGTATGAATTATTGAAAGCTGAAATAATTACAAAAAAAATGAAACCTGATTCAAAATTTTATTCTGTGAGACAGACAGTTATTAAATTTGATGTGAATATTAATACAGTTTTGAGAGTCTACAGAATGCTTGAAGAAAATGGATATATATACTCAATAAAGGGAAAGGGATGCTTTGTAAAAGAGCATTCAGATTTTACCATCAGTGATAAAGTTATTCCTATTATGGAAAGCTTCAGATATGGACAACAGAATGAACTTCCTGAAATAATTTTTTCAAATGGTACTCCATCAAAAGATTTCTTTCCAGTAGAAGTGTATCAGAAACTTTCTGAAAAAGCAATAAGAGATTGTGGAAAGGAGCTGTTTGGGTATCAAAATGTACAGGGATTAACTAGTTTAAGGGATGCTTTAGCTGATTATCTTGAAAAAGATGATATTTTTGTAGAGAGAGAAGATATAATTATAACATCTGGAACACAACAATCTTTAGATATAGTGGTTAAAGCTTTTGGATGTCATCCTGTAAAAACAATAGTTATATCCAATCCTACCTATCCAAATGCAATAAACTTTTTAGGTGATGTATGTAACATCAAGACAATGGATATTGAAAATGATGGCTGGGATATGGAAAAATTTGAAGAAATGATAAAAAAAGAAAAAATACATATGGTTTATGTAATATCTAATTTTCAAAATCCAACAGGAATAGTATGGTCAGATGAGAAGAAAAAAAGACTTATTCAGCTGGCAGAAGAATATGATTTTTATATAATAGAAGATGATTGCTTTTGTGAATTTTATTATGATGATAATAAAGTATATTCAATAAAAAGTATGGATAAAAGTGGAGAAGAAAGAGTTATATATATAAGAACATATTCAAAGATGTTTATGCCTGGAATAGCTTTAGCTTTTATGATTCCACCAAGAAAATTTATGGAAAAGTTTGTGTTGATAAAATATGGCCTTGATCCCAATACACCAGGATTAAATCAGAAAATATTAGAATACTTTATAACAGAAGGTCATCTTGACAGGCATTTAGAAGAGTCTAAAAAAATACTGGCAGCTAAATTTCAAAAAATGCTTTCTTTACTTTTAAAAATACCACATATAAAAATATTGAATATACCAAGAGGTGGTTTTTTTATTTGGGTAGAGCTGGCGGACTATATTGATGGAGAAAAATTTTATTATAAATGTAAATTGAGGGGACTTTCTATATTACCAGGCAGTATATTTTATTATAATAAAAGAAATTCATGCAAAATAAGAATAAGTTTTTTATCTACAACTATGGAAGAGATTGAAACAGGTATAAAAATAATGGAAAATGTCCTCATAAATTGTGAGGGAGCAAAGAAAATTACAGGAAAAAAAGTATAA
- a CDS encoding ABC transporter permease — protein MTDFFNLLITRRADVVERLLEHISMTTMSVLISLFIGIPLGIIITKNKFLANIIIGIANLLQSIPCIALLAFSVPFVGIGEKPAILMVIIYALLPIIKNTYTGLKSIDSKTLESAYGIGLSSLEILFKIELPIAASFIMAGIRISAVAAVGTMTIAAFAGAGGLGWFINMGLIGLNINMVLLGAIPASILALLIDYILANLETIITPEGLKPVEEINRLTKHQLFIKKIIICSISFMVFFIPLGINLNKYFEKDEKTIVVGTTNFTEAFTLGYIYSELIEKNTDIKVIKRFNLNGADFAFNALNSGKIDIFVEYTGTILANFLKKPIVSDPDIVYQTAYDGLLKNFDVFLSKPIGFNNTYVMSTTENTAKKYGLKNLSDLVNISNVLTLGCTSEFIQREDGLLGMEKKLGINFKTVKTLDATVRYQAVANDEVDVIDAFSTDALLKKLSLVPLKDDIGFFPPFYAVNLMKIDLFKKYPELKPLFSKLDGLINDEEMRTMNYMVDVEGKDSKDVAHEFLLKNNLIP, from the coding sequence ATGACTGATTTTTTTAACTTGCTCATAACTAGAAGAGCAGATGTTGTTGAAAGGCTTTTAGAACATATATCTATGACAACAATGTCAGTTTTAATTTCTTTATTCATAGGTATACCACTTGGTATAATTATAACTAAAAATAAATTTTTAGCTAATATAATTATTGGAATAGCCAATTTATTGCAATCTATTCCCTGTATTGCTCTCTTAGCCTTTTCAGTTCCATTTGTTGGCATTGGAGAAAAACCAGCTATTTTAATGGTTATCATTTATGCTTTGCTTCCAATCATAAAAAATACTTATACAGGTTTAAAAAGTATTGATTCAAAAACATTAGAATCTGCTTATGGAATTGGTCTATCTTCATTAGAGATATTATTTAAGATAGAACTTCCAATAGCAGCTTCATTTATTATGGCTGGAATAAGAATATCTGCTGTTGCAGCTGTTGGAACCATGACCATAGCAGCATTTGCTGGAGCTGGTGGTCTTGGATGGTTTATCAATATGGGGCTGATAGGTTTAAATATAAACATGGTTCTTTTGGGCGCTATTCCAGCTTCTATTTTAGCTCTTTTAATAGATTATATATTAGCTAATCTCGAAACAATAATAACTCCTGAAGGTTTAAAACCAGTTGAAGAAATAAATAGGCTTACTAAACATCAATTATTCATAAAAAAAATTATTATCTGTTCTATATCTTTTATGGTATTTTTTATTCCTTTAGGTATAAATTTAAATAAATATTTTGAAAAAGATGAAAAAACAATAGTAGTAGGAACTACTAATTTTACAGAAGCATTTACTTTAGGATATATTTATAGTGAATTAATAGAAAAAAACACTGATATAAAAGTCATTAAAAGATTCAATCTCAATGGAGCCGATTTTGCTTTTAATGCACTCAACAGTGGAAAAATTGATATTTTTGTGGAATATACAGGAACTATTTTAGCTAACTTTCTCAAAAAACCTATTGTTTCTGATCCAGACATAGTATATCAAACAGCATATGATGGTCTTTTGAAAAACTTTGATGTCTTTCTTTCAAAACCTATTGGATTTAACAATACTTATGTGATGAGCACTACTGAAAACACTGCTAAAAAATATGGCCTAAAAAATCTTTCTGATCTTGTAAATATTTCAAATGTATTAACTTTAGGTTGTACTTCTGAATTTATTCAAAGAGAAGATGGATTATTAGGAATGGAGAAAAAATTAGGAATAAATTTTAAAACAGTAAAAACTCTTGATGCAACTGTTAGATATCAAGCAGTTGCTAATGATGAAGTAGATGTTATTGATGCTTTTTCTACAGATGCTCTTTTAAAAAAACTATCATTGGTTCCTTTAAAAGATGATATAGGATTTTTTCCTCCTTTCTATGCTGTAAATTTAATGAAAATTGATCTTTTTAAAAAATACCCTGAATTAAAACCTTTGTTTTCAAAATTAGATGGTTTAATTAATGATGAAGAAATGCGAACCATGAATTATATGGTAGATGTTGAAGGAAAGGATTCTAAAGATGTAGCTCATGAATTTTTATTAAAAAATAATCTTATTCCTTAA